Part of the Xiphophorus maculatus strain JP 163 A chromosome 3, X_maculatus-5.0-male, whole genome shotgun sequence genome, CAGGAATGACAACACAAgtctctttctttttgaaagTGGAAAGAACAACATCAGTGGATATTGATGGAACTGTGAATTTTGCTCTATTGCTGAAAACCCTGAGAGATAATCCATAAACCATCGGTTTGTGACCTTGAGCTCAGTGTCATGCAGCAGGACATTGGTTCACATCACACCAGCAAGTCCACATCCAAATGGCtcaaataattataataataataaaaaataaactttggaGTGGCCTGGTCAAAGTCTAGCCGTAAATCCGATTAGGATGTTGTGGCATGACCTTAAACAGACTATTCTTGTTCAAAAACACCTTTAATTTAGCTGAAtcaaaacaattctgcaaagaagaggaggctaaaattgaaaaatgcaaaaaaattacaaatgcttcatggctgtttttgtttaaaacatttattacatgtGGCCAGGTTGATGTGAATACCTTTTCCCCCCTCCTGCAGTAAATAAAcctattatttaaaaacaagattttattctcaaattatCACATCTGATCgtaatttgtttgatgatcgGAACCATTAAAGTATctcaaaaaagtaaatctaTAAGGATGTAAATATTCATAACACTGTCCAAGCCATTTGGAGGAACAGTGAgaaagcagttttgttttgtacagtaagcctttttattttagaacaaaGAAAATTTATTCAGCACTTATTCTGGACTTTCAAGCAGGTTTTTCATCACTGGGTacatctgcttttttaaaaaaaaaaaactcatcctgCTGACTCTGGTGTTTCACCTCAACACTTTGAAACTGAACTGAGATTTAAACTTTGATCTTTATATTCTCCATCGCTAAAATCTATTTCAAACAAATTGAAGGTAGCATACAATAACaaacagacatgtttttttgttcttactcCATGAAAATCTTTTTGCTGGCATTTTTCAAACTATTAGAATCACACACATCCTACCATTATGTTCAACACAACACACGTTTTTccctgaaaaatattaaatatgaatataaatcttaCTGCTCCACATTGAGGACAACACTACCTTTAGCAAATATGAGCTTACTGAGATGTGAACCTCTCTGCTTCCATCTTTGTTTAAGTGAACTGCATTTGCTTCCTGTCTCTCATTCTTTTAAGTTATTGCCTTGAGCTTCTGGGAGTAATATACATAACTCATATAGTTCAGACACAGACAGTCATGCTTATTTCCCCCCTGATCATATGCAGACAAACAGGCTCATATAAAAGAGCCTAGCCGACATTCATGCACAATAAGCAACGTTAGTGCTACAAGCAGCTACTGACAGGAGCTGTATTGATGACAGTGGATCACTGAAGGAAGAGCTAATAAACGGACAGCGGCTGTCACTGACAGCAAGATGGAGATAGCATGAAGGGAAGGCAGGGAGGGAGACTATCAGCTCAGTGAGAGATCAAGAAGTGGGCTGACTCCAGTGATGGAAAGAttaggggtaaaaaaaaaaacactgtagagagagaaaggagagagggaggagtTGCATGTTGGCGGAGAATGAAGAGAGTGGTCATTGATCTACAGACAGAGGCCATCATTCCAGCTCAGTGAACATAGGAGTACAGCAGGGGAGGGCAGGGAGACAGATGAGGaggttttagtttctgtttctgtcttttagtTCATTTAGGTTTATCTCAAGTTGTCCATTTGCTCATTTGGTTTGCATGGTTAATTTTGCTTTGATCGCTGCTGTCCActttacatattttcatttgtgtcacttatttccatgtgttttcttcagttctacgtcatgtaaagtttatttattcgatgttttgtttttgggttttttatctGGTCAAAAGTCTTAATCTAATGTTTGTACATACACTCGTCATCCGAATGATaagtgttttacaaataatgtctgatttgatttaaatttgacttgtgTGGCGAACAAAAATGTAGTCAGTGTCTTACCTGAAGTCCACCGCAGCCAGACTAATTATTACCTCATTATTTTTGCATGAAAATgctatttacatacatttacatGTCACTTTTTGATTAATAACTGATAGCCACTTGTAACAACAGCagattctaaataaaacaaagagaataaaaaaagttatacaacaatgaaagcattaaaatatgaaacattgtGTGTTTTAATAACTATTTATGCGAAGGCCCTTCTAGGGATCGTCATTGCAAATTTGCCAAGTCTGCtacatataaaatgtatatactTATCCCTACCAAATGaatgaaatgagaaataataaagctaataataataaacatcaaaataaaagcatccaaCCCCAGAAGCCTTTGCAGATAGCATTTTGCCATCAACACGATGCACTCTTAGTTATCTGGAAAAGAGCATGTGTGAATATGCTGAGTTCACAGCGAGCAGCCTGTGTTTATCTTCGATAGGAACGTGTGAGGTAATGTGCAGCGAGCAGATGCCAAACAGGCAGGGAATGAAAAAAGGACGGAATCACAGAGGAAGAAGGAAAGACACAACAGTTGTTTCTCCTATTCATTGTGTCCTgactcaaaaaaacaaaacagcccTCATCATTTGTGAGCGTTTGTCTGACAGCTCTGTTTAAATTTGACCTCTCGCAGCTGCAGATGGAGGGATGGCAGACAGAAGGGAGGGATGGAGTGACAAAAATCCCAAAGCTAAACCAGAGTTGGCAGTTGGGGAGACGTTCACCACCGTACAGGAATAGATGGAGACAGAGTCGAGGCAACTAGGAGAGCGATAGAGACAGGATGGACAGCGATAGAGACAGTCAGACCGGTTGACTCATTCTTATGATGTCAGATCTTGTAAGAAGTCTCCACCGAGCCGTACCGACACGCTCGAGCTGGCAGCGATCCGTAACGCCATGCTAAAATCTTTGCTCTCTCAGTGAACATGTGCAGCCATGAAGCTCCGAATGCTGGCAGCGAGAGCATGGGCTAAACAGAGAAACTCGGCAGCACAGCTGATTTTCTGCTCCGCATGCTTGTAACATATTCCAGCATGAGAAATATCTTGGAAAAGGAAAACGCTGAGAGACACACAGATGGGTGCAGCTTTCTTTGATGACGATGGCGTGCTCTCATTGCAGTTGGCCTCGGGGCAGACACAGAGGAGCGGCTGGTGGAGCATCTCCTAAACCCGGCACATTACAACAAGCTGATCCGACCCGCCACTAATGGCTCTGAGCTGGTTACCGTGCAGCTGATGGTGTCGTTGGCCCAACTCATCAGTGTGGTGAGTATCAGTGTGACTTTGTCTCAGTGTGTCCTACGTTTTGTAGAGTTACATGCACAGGTTGTGTTTCATTTCCTTGGGGAAATGAAACACAAGTAATCTACTTAATGTGGGAAGAAGAAGGGAAACACtgcttttgtcacttttttctgACAAAGACTGATAATCATGCACATATTGTCAGGACTAAAACCAAGCAGTGCTGATGATACATGACTAAATGAAAGCGTTTCCTTCTACACAAAaccctgaaaagtgtggtgtacatttttgtttaacctCAGGGCCTTCTAACAGATCAGATTGtgtcaggttttctttaaaaatttctctgtatttagcttcatccatcttcccatgAGCTCACCTGTCCCCACACCAGAATGCAGCCACCGCCATGTCTCAATGTGAGGAAGGTGAAGGCCTTTCTAATCCTTAACATACTGTACAGAGTTAGACCCAGATGTTTTTTGACTAAAAACTGCACAGAGTTGTCTAAAAGCATAAACATGCGAGGATACAGGTGTGCAAAATCTTGAGTCATCTTAATTTCTTGACAGCTGAACTCTAACGCTTTTAAAATGGTCTTGATTAAGTTTtcttgagacttttttttttatctccgaACTTTTGGTGCTTCTAACACTCAGACTTAAGAATTTTACTCAAGTGGCATAATGCATCTCTTAGGTCATCTGCTGgttctttgcttttttgtagCAAGAGGTCTGCTAAATATGCTATAATGAATCTAACATAATTATTCAAGCTCCTCATGTATTCTTTTCCCCTAAATTGAAAGCATATAATTCAGAAAGTTTGGGAAactgttaaacaaaaacaccttAAAAGATTACAAAAATGTCTGGTTCACTGGaggaaaacctaaaaaaaaaaacctttgcacACAATTTGAAAAGCTCCCTCAATCACAGAAGGATGACAATGGGTTCattgtttaaatgtgattttgtgtTGTCTTTCAGCATGAAAGAGAGCAGGTGATGACCACCAATGTCTGGCTGACCCAGGTGAGACTTCACACGCCTCATCACATCCAGCCACCTCACCAAACATGGGACATGCAAATAAAGCCTCACCGTGAGATTagcagtaaaaacaacaaaggcaAACAAGTTATTTGAGATTTTAAACTGTGAAGAACTTCATTGCTACTGAATATGGTGCAAAGTAACAATGATTAAACCTTTCTCTATAATGAGATTCAGTCATCTTACCCATACAGCATAGTGCAGTGGAGCCAGGTTGCTCTAGATATATAATGTTAGTTCTTTCAATAAATTAAGTCATCATTTGAGAAACAAAATACTTCTTAACTGTACGTTTACAAATGAAGTGGTAGATGCTGTAGAGCGCTACGTCATGTCTTCGTCTGTGCAGTCCATCCTGATCCACTTTGTGTGTCGCAAAGTGGATCTGCTCTCCACCCAGCAGTCCACAGTGGAAGGTTTTGCGTGCCATCTGTGTTCGCTCTGCTGAGGataaagtaaattaaacttGGGTGCAGAGCTCTGTGAAAATTTGTTTGCAGTTACTTTCAGACAGACATGCTGGGGGGTTTGTTTATGTACACTGATCAGGACAGTTCTGATTGTagcactatttttttaaatactgctAGTAGGATGAATAAACTACGACTCTGTAGAACAGAGCAGATCAaacaatttcaaagtttttttttattttcatttgaaatgtgtAAATTCGGTGTGTGTTCATATTATATGATTGCTAAAATCTGCATCAATATCAaaataacattaacaaaacattatttttgcagCAATCTGAAgaatttttggcttttttgttttaataaacgAAACTAGATCAGGGATGCGTATGTCCAGTCATGGAGAGCTTCTACcctacaacttttagatgcattaCTCCTCGAACACATCTGAGTCAaatcacagcagcagctctgcagaggcctaGCAACAAGccagtcatttgattcaggtgtgttggagaagggaTTCacctaaaagctgcaggacagttgtttttctggactTGGGCACCTCCGAATTAGAGGAGGATGCTGAGGAAAAATGATTCGTTGTGACTCAAATCAAGAAAGTATATTCTGTTGTGTTGAAAGCACTTTTATatcaaggagaaaaaaacatcccGTGGTTTCTACATTTCAGTTTGTGCTGTCTGCCTCATAgtgagagacacacacacacaaacgcttGCAACCTGAGCAGGCGCAGATTTATGACTGGTAGCCAAGCGTAGAATGACTATGAGGGCTCGATACATTTCTCACCATCAGAAAGTCGGAAAACCGAGGACAGCCATACTGAGCCCAAACAAACTAATGATTATAGTGTTTCACGGCTGCTGCAGACAGTATAGCATGGACCAAATCTCGGTGTCGTAGCGACTGCCTAGGTTTCAGTGTTGGGACATCAATAACAGCACAGCAGAGAATAGTCTTTTACATAGTCTAACAAAGAGGATAGGTTTGCTGATATTCACTCAAACAtcaatttgaatatattttaacatgaaaattgGTAAGGCGTGTGCAAACCAGGGCGTATGCACATTTTTTCCAACGACTTGtaagaaatgaaaagcaaattCTCTGTTCCCTGCTGTCTTCTTGCTGCTGTGTGATTAGCAAATGAGTGACTAAGCATGTTGTTTCCGTTGGCCCTCAGGAGTGGCAGGACTATCGGCTGACTTGGGTCCCCGAGGAGTTCGATGGAATGTTGAAGGTCAGGCTGCCCTCAAAACACATCTGGCTTCCTGACGTGGTCCTCTACAACAAGTGAGTCACCCTCTCATGCTCTCGGCCTCACTTAGAAAAGATAAACTGACACATGAATGCCCTGCAAGATACCCAGTGAAGACATGTGGATTTCCTTTTTCTGACCATGTTCCAAGCCGGTTCTCTGGTCAGGGTCATGCAGCCGCTATCATGAGATTCTTAACGTGAAAGCGGCAATTAAATAGTAATTTTAAGCGGGTGATACATGGAAGCTCGCAACACATGACTGAATATGTCAACTAGAATCTGCTCTTGTTGCTCATGCTACCATACTGCTCCACCACCGCAGACATGTCTGAAAGATTTAATCATCTTCACTGCACACTGACTTCCTGTGGAGGAACAAACATGCAGCAGATGTCACATACAATCAtgtgaaagtattcacactcctcAAAACGTTGCACATATTGTCAGGTTGTAACAAGTTTCAGAAAAGAAGGCTTAACATTCGGGCCCCTTTTCGGTGTTACCCCTAAATAAAGTTCAATGCACCCGATTGCCTTCAGAGTCCATCTCTGTGTAGTTCAGTCTCAGCCTACATACGGCTGTTCTGTGAAGTTTGATAGAGAGCATAGTTGAACAAACAAGTGAGGATGACCCTGGAGAGGTCAACGATAAGGTTGTGGCAAGAAGAACATAAAGTAGAGAAGCAGTCAAGAGGCTTTTggttactctggaggagctgcagaaatccacagctcagTAGGGAGAAACCATCAATTGGTTGTGTATGTCACTAATCTGGCTTTAAAGGAAGAGTAACAAGAAGAAAGACATTGATGTGAGAGGGCATTCGGAAAGTCTTGTTTGCAGTTTACAAACCATGAAGGGACAAAGTAAATATGTGGAAGAAGTTGTTACAGTTAAAGCATAACGTGTAGCTAGAAAGCGACACTGCAGCTAACACCGTGAAGCACAGAGGTGGTAAAATAATGCTGTGgagattatttgttttgtttcttagcAGTGTCAAGGAAACTAGCTAGAAAAGCTAAATACAGGGTAAATATGGAAGAAAAGCTAATCGAGTCTCCACAGACTGGAGACTGGGCCGAATATAGAGTCCAAAGAagagaaatggggaaaaaagaaagtttgtttttcaatgtGGAAAGCTGGTAGAGAAATACCTCCAAAGATGGGTTTCACAAAGGAGTTGCACAAGGGCACTATATATGTCTGAagatgttttgttatatttttttctaaggcTCTGTATCGTCTAATATTTACCTTAAGCTGCAGCTGTGCTGTAAAGGCTTTCATAAAGCCAGAACATATTAAAGTGTACAAAGACACTTGAAGAGTACATACATTCTCAGATCTTATGAGTGAAcactgtatttttgtgtttttataatatattgATTAAACAAGTTTAATTGTGGCTATATCTCAGAGTAATCTACTTAATGTGGGAAGAAGAAGGGAAACACtgcttttgtcacttttttcgGACAAAGATTGATAATCATGCATATTGATAATCATGCATATTGATGTGCAGTGCATCAGAGCTGCATTGCTGTGGATGAAACTAACCTCATCAGATTTCATTCATCATCAAAACCATGCGCCGGAAGAGGGTTTGCTTGCGTGTCTGAAGACATTTAGGATGTCGCAGACGGCTTGTCTCAGTGTAGTGGAAACTCCGTGTCAGCCTATGGTTTGCAAATCAGCTCATCAGAGAACAGTGATCTGTGTGACCTGCTCTTCTTTCGTTACTGTAGTGAAGATTAAAAGATCACTGACCCACCTCACTCTGGATAAAGTGATCCTGATAATCCTATGTACCCCAGGCCAGCATGCTAATCCCCAATTCTCAGCTGCTGTCGCTATCTTGAGCAAAGGgattatttcattgtataaCAGCATCAGAGATATTGTTTGCaaattcagaattatttttgagTTAGCACTCTTGACAGAACAGGAAAATAACTACTGGTTACTTTTCTTGCGTCACATTTATCCCCAAATctgagtttaaatgtttttaggtcACTCCAAACTAAAGAGTTTGTCTTAAGCAGATCTTTTTAAATCCATCCCATCAATGAACTTTGTTTCCTGTCTGAACCATCTATTCATTTAATACCTGTATCCTTTTCTTTAAGTACCCAGGCACTTGTGTGAAATGTAttcacactaaaaaaaatattttacattttcagctgagaGTGTTTCTCTatgtttattatgtattttgctttaaaattagaaatgtgCTGCTCTTCATAAAGAACACGGCGCATCAGTTCACTTAAAAATGATgacaattttattcttttgaagtGGAGGAGTCAAGTGGAGCAATTATGAGTAGACAACAGCTGGTATAATGTTGTCTATGACATTTATTAACTTAAGATTTTTATGCATACAATATATGGAGTGAGAATAGTGTTGGCAGTTAAATCTGAGACAAGATAACCAGTGTAAATATAAAAGCTACCCAAACCCACTTGTAACTGAATTGTCTTCTCTCCCATAGTGCTGACGGGGTCTATGAGGTATCCTTCTACTCTAACGCGGTGGTGTCCTATGATGGCAGCATCTTCTGGTTGCCTCCAGCCATCTACAAATCAGCCTGCAAGATTGAGGTGAAGCACTTCCCTTTCGACCAGCAGAACTGCACGCTGAGGTTTCGTTCCTGGACCTACGACCGCACAGAAATAGATCTTGTGCTTCGCGCCGACGTGGCCAGCATGGATGACTTCACGCCCAGCGGAGAATGGGACATCATTGCCCTGCCGGGTCGACGAAACGAGAACCCGGCTGACCCCACCTACGTGGACATCACATACGACTTCATCATTCGCAGGAAGCCGCTATTTTACACCATCAACCTCATCATACCTTGTGTGCTCATCACTTCGCTGGCCATCCTGGTCTTCTACTTGCCATCCGACTGCGGAGAGAAGATGACGTTGTGCATCTCCGTGCTGCTCGCGCTCACcgtcttcctgctgctgatcTCCAAGATCGTCCCACCAACGTCACTGGACGTTCCTCTGGTGGGGAAGTACTTGATGTTCACCATGGTTCTGGTCACTTTTTCCATAGTtaccagtgtgtgtgtgctcaacGTCCACCACCGCTCACCCACCACGCACACCATGCCTCCCTGGGTTAAACTGGTGTTCCTGAACAAGCTTCCCGCCCTGCTCTTCATGCGACAGCCAAGGAACAGCAGCGAGCGCCAGCGGCTACGCCAGCGAAGGCGAGCACAGGAGCAGAAGGAGGGTGGGCGCAGCGGGGAGCCAGCGGCCCTGATGGTTGGCCTCGGGCTTGGTGGCGGTGGTGGAAGCGGAGGGGGGACCTCATCGTCTGTTTTTGGGAAGGACGACGGGGACCCTTGCACGTGCTACGTGAACCGGGCATCCGTCAAACAGTTTGGAGGGGAACTGGTGGGTGCCGGAGGGGGATCAATGGATGGTCTGAACAGAGTGAGGGAGAGTCGGGAGGGCAGTTCTGGAAACCTGCCCCGGGGGAAGCAGGCAGCTGGAGGTCCGGCTTTGACTCAGGCCTTGCTGGCTCAAGCCTGTCCAGGATTTGATGAGGCAGTGGAAGGAGTTCGCTTCATCGCCAACCACATGAAGAGCGAAGATGACGATCAGAGTGTAAGTATTACATTGTCATACCTGTTTTCCACATCCTTTTGAATATAAATGGGCATGggatttttcagtttcaagtattgtctttgtttcttttactttttctttttatttaaaacatcactGTTTTAACCCCTCCTAAAAATTGCATCAGACCAGTATTCCACTTCAAATTCTCGTTGGTGAGAGGACTACACAGTAAAGTGTTGCTTTGCCCAATCCCGATCCGTAGCGGTcagtcagctgtgcaaaatggtTAAAAGCAATGGATAGACCATTCACAACCTTAATACCAGAGAAGCATCACCCGTCAAAATATTGCAGTTTCCGAACATTAAAAGACTGTGTTGGTAAGAAACGTTAAAACAACAGCCTGTGTGTCATTAACACACTGTGgggaaaatgaaaaggaaagctttttcacattttttcacattttacatcaATTTCTGCTGTTATGATTTTGTAATATAGAACCAAACAGTGACTAGTTGTTGAGTGGTAAGACGTTTACAACCACAATGTGgttattttttacacataaaaatcagAAACGTTTGACACCTGGTTATGGTTTTCCTCCATAACCTCCAAGATGCAACCATCTTTCACTGCAGAGTCTTTCAATGTGTCTACCAgcatctagagactgaaatctAAGTCAGATTATCAAGGTTGTAGGCAGTAAAAATGGGATTGTCATGGAATTAATAATTTGAGGAAGGTAAGGAAAATACTTACAAAAGGTGAAACAGCAATGCTATGGGATGACATGGAGACAATAGAAGTGCAATGGAAGGATTCTGTGGAGAATAAAGGAAACCAGGGAGCAGATATATACTGAGGAAGTGAAGTCAGTGGCAAGGAAGCAGAGGGACGAATCAGAGGCAAATGAAGGCAGCTGGAGAACTAAGAGATGTGAAGCTGGTGGGCAGAGGAGCAAGATACCAGGAAGACGGAAAGACGAAATATGAACCaagcagagagaaagacaaGGGGAGAAGAGACCTGAAACCAATATAGACAgtaaacaaagaagaagactaATCTAAAGTAACAACTCCGAAGCACAAATGCTGAAAAACAAGGAAGGAGAATAAgggataaattaaaacatatcaGCAAACTGCTGTGTTGGTGTTCAGGACCTCTTACATCGTTGGCATCCTAAAGTGGCCCATGCCTCATCAATACAGTTTTAGCATGATTATCATTTTCATCCCAACATAAACAGGAGGTTCCTAATCTGctcaataattcataaatatttcataaaacctGTAGAAGAGACTactgaagttaaatatttcattatatcatttgttcaaatgaataaaatcgTTATTCTTTATGTTCAGCTTTAAGAACCTGTAGCTTTGCTGTCTCTCTCGCCTCCTGAGTAAGCTGATTTTCGGATAAGCTGCTTCTTGGTGCCATGCAAATTTCCTCCGGCTAATTGCTTTGCCAACACATGGCCTGTGATGACAGTTTTTGCCGTTGCTGTCAGCTCGCCTGAGTGTTACTCTGATTTAACTCCTCGTGGCTGTGTGTGGATCGGCTTAGCAGTGAGTCATTGTCTTTTATCCAAGTACATTACCAGCCATTATGGTTTCCCGAGCTGCTCAGATGAGTGCCATATCATGTTGTGTGGCTGCTCAGCTCCGTCATTTAACTCTGCCTTCTGAAAATGCACGGGTTGCTGGAACAgaccagcagcagagcagacagATCTGATGATGCAGCCGTAGCCCAGCGACTATCCAGCGCAGTATGTAATAATAGCAGCAGCATGACGTGTGCATAAagaagtgggaaaaagctgagGCACTGAGATGGAGGAGTGAGGGtgtagtgttttttaaaaaaaaatttttttactgctttttacCTGGAAATATAGAAAAGAATACAGGAGTTTACAATTTGTTCTGATTCGGTCCATCACAAacattgggttttttttctgtagccaTGAAAACTGAGTTCAAATCCTTCCTCTCTTGGCCCAGTGTGTAATTTTTCAGTTTCCCTTTCCCCACTTCGCTTTTCCTCTCTCCTTTGCTCCCCTCCTCAAGTTATCATCGCAGGGTTCAAATGTCAGCACCCTCTCTGTGTCCTCCATTTCCTGGGTCTCTtaccttcctctcctcctcgaCTCGAGTCGAACCTCATCAGAGCTGTGTGCCAGAAAGAGTCTCAACTCACATTAACCACTCACCTCCATTAACCCTGCGCCTGACTGCAGGAAGGGGAGCCGATAGACAGAGACGACAGAACGCtggattctgtttttttacttaGTGTTGATAGACACTAATTAAACACAGCAACAAAGCAACATCCCACATCAGGAGCAGTAAATACATTACCTAACAGATAAAGTGGCTCCATAAAGCCTTCTTGCCTCTCAAaccttttctgatttttaacacgcacaaatgtaaatttatttaataaatgactaatgttttcatatacaAAATGAATCAGTattggggttttcttttttagcgcCATTTCTACATTTGTCAAAGTTGTACAAACGAAAAAAAATAGCATCTTCTGTAGAAAGGTGCTAGTTGAGTGAGTCCTTCCCATATTTATagaacacaaagagaaaaaaacgaTCACTCTTTACAACTGAAACTCATAATTTGCAGCTAAACTGATACGGCTTTTAAAAAGCCTTGTACAATTCATGTCATTCTGTCGGAGACATTATATTCTGACGttgcataaaaaacacagaCGAACTGCCACGGACTCCAAATCTAAACTAGCTGATCACTATAGAGAGCCACAGCTCAGGAGGGGAAATCTATGAGAATATTTACTAATCGTTTGTACCTGGATTTTATGAAAGAGCGCCAAGGACCAATAATAGGTAAGAATCCCCACTTGCAGTTTCCCACAAGCCATCTAAGATACATGGCAAATGTGAAAGAAGATGagaaactaaactgaaactcacaaaaaaaaaaatgtgtggagaAAAATCTAACACCTCAAATCCCCTTGAACACACCATTCCCATGGTGAATCATGGTGCAGGTAGTTTCATGCTATTGTGATGCATTTCTTTGGGAAGGATGTCAGAAGCTGCAGAAGACTGGGAGGGAGGTTCCACTTCCAGCAGGCATTAACCCCAAACACACAACTGGAGCGACGATGGAgaggtttagatcaaagcatgtttAGTGTCTTAATGTGGTTTTGTCCAAACCTTAATCCAATTGGGAATCCGTGGTCAGACTTGAAAACTGCCGTGCAGAGGCTCTCGCCAACCCATCTGtctgagcttgagctgttttagaaAGAATAATGTGCAAAGATTTTACTCTCCAGATgagcaaagctggtagagacaataaaaaacactggCTGCTGTAATTGTAGCAAGAAGTTCTACAAAATACTACTTCATAAAGGGTAATACAAAGCATGACCTGGTCTTTTCCTCTGTGCATCATTGTGGATTGCTCTGTCATATAAACTAATACATTCAAGTGTGTGttataatatgacaaaatgtaaaaaagttgaaaggttatgaatacttttgcaattaaaatttcagatttgCATTTTAGAAAGGTCAAACATTTCCTCTGGCTTTTGCCAAAGGCTGTTGAGCTGGCTGTCACATTTATCATCCTGTTCTTAAAGCCAGCAGATAAACCCAGAGGGGATTTCAGTGTGAAGAAATGTAATAGAAGTGGGAAAAGCGAaaggaaaaagtcaaaaaagaaaagagtgaaGTCGCTTTCCGTACAGTGTAAAGGTCACAGAGTAAAATATGGAGCACTTATGTAATGGATCAAATTGCAATGTGGTAGGTGAGTATATAA contains:
- the chrnb2 gene encoding neuronal acetylcholine receptor subunit beta-2; this translates as MMHRWQLLPPRLLLACFAIVGVGLGADTEERLVEHLLNPAHYNKLIRPATNGSELVTVQLMVSLAQLISVHEREQVMTTNVWLTQEWQDYRLTWVPEEFDGMLKVRLPSKHIWLPDVVLYNNADGVYEVSFYSNAVVSYDGSIFWLPPAIYKSACKIEVKHFPFDQQNCTLRFRSWTYDRTEIDLVLRADVASMDDFTPSGEWDIIALPGRRNENPADPTYVDITYDFIIRRKPLFYTINLIIPCVLITSLAILVFYLPSDCGEKMTLCISVLLALTVFLLLISKIVPPTSLDVPLVGKYLMFTMVLVTFSIVTSVCVLNVHHRSPTTHTMPPWVKLVFLNKLPALLFMRQPRNSSERQRLRQRRRAQEQKEGGRSGEPAALMVGLGLGGGGGSGGGTSSSVFGKDDGDPCTCYVNRASVKQFGGELVGAGGGSMDGLNRVRESREGSSGNLPRGKQAAGGPALTQALLAQACPGFDEAVEGVRFIANHMKSEDDDQSVSEDWKYVAMVIDRLFLWIFVFVCVFGTMGMFMQPLFQNYTVKTINTPG